The following DNA comes from Microbacterium foliorum.
TTCTTCGTGCGGTCGCCGGGTGCGGAGCTCTACCGGGCGCTGCTGCAGCGCTGTCTCGCCCTCGTCTTCCCCGCGGTCGAGGACTTCGGTATCGTCCCCGTGGAGGCCATGGCAGCAGGCCGACCTGTGATCGCCGCCCCCGTGGGCGGGACGGCCGAGACGATCGTCGACGGCACCACCGGCGCGTTCGTCGAGCACTGGTCGCGCGACGAGCTGCGCCGCGCGGTCGAGGTGGCCGCGGGCGTCTCACACGAGGCGTGCCGAACGCAGGCGAAGAAGTTCTCTGAAGCGGTGTTCGCCGGTCGCATCCACGAGTGGGTGACGGAGTCGGTCGACGGCGCCCGCCAGTCCGAGACGAGGAGCGCGTGACCGTTCTCGTCGACGACCGGTACCGCGGCGCGCACGGCATCGGCCGCTACGCCGCGGAGGTCCTCCCCCGGCTCACCCTCCCCTGGGAGCCCCTGCACCTCGGCGGCACCCCGTTCTCTCCGCTCGACGCGTTCCGCTCGGTGGGCGCGGCGGCCGCGCCCGATGCGCTCGTCTACTCACCGGGCTACGGCGCTCTCGTGCGCGCTCGAAAGCAGCTGCTCACGCTGCACGATCTCATCCAGCTGAGCAGTCCGGGGCTCGGCCGCTGGAAGTTCGCGGCGTACTACTCCGGCCCGGTCAGAGACGTCGTCCGCAGAGCAGGGGTCGTGCTCACCGTCTCCGAGACGTCGGCTCGAGCGCTTCGCTCATGGGTGAGGGATGACGACGTCGAGATCGTCAATGCCGGGAACGGATGCTCCGACGCCTTCCACCCGCGGGCAGGCTCGCTGCAGCAGTCGGACCCCTACGTGCTGTTCGTCGGCAACGGCCGGGCACACAAGAATCTCGACGTCGTTCTCGACGCGCTGGTCTCGGCGCGTGACGTGCGCCTCGTGGCTGTCGTCCCCGAGCGCGAGACCGCCGACCTCGAGGCCAGGGCGGCGCGCCGGCTCGTTGACGCCCGAGTGCGCTGGGTGAGCGGCGTCGACGACGAGAAGCTCGCGGATCTCTACCGGGGCGCTGCGGCGACCGTGATGCCCTCGACACTCGAAGGGTTCGGGCTTCCCGCCCTGGAGTCGATCCGCTGTGGCACACCTGTCGTGCACTGGGCTGGATGCGAATCGGTCGCGGAGATCGTCGGAGATCGCGGTCATGCGGTGGACTCCCCCGACGATGCGCACGAGTGGGCGAACGCGCTGACCGAGGCCGTCGCCGCCCAGCGACGGGTCGTTCCGCCACGGGGATACGACTGGGACCGCACCGCGGGGATCATCTCGGAGACGATCACCCGGCTGCTCGGCTGACTAGGCTCGGCGCGCCCGGATCGAGCGGAGGAAGTCCTCCAGTGAGTCCGTCTTGCGCTCCCACGATGCGGCAGACGAGGCTTCGCCGCCGGCGCGGTTCGGCGACGTCTGTGCGAGCGCGCGTTCGAGCGCGGCATCCGCGTCGCTGTCGTCGGTGTACACCTCGATGCCGAGATCGGATGCTGCGCGGATGCCGGGTGTCTCGCGCGCCACGACAGAGAGCCCGGCAGCGAGGTACTCGTAGAGCTTCATCGGGCTGCGGCCGGCGTTGAGGGGGCTGTCGGAGAGCGGCAGCAGACCGACGCGCGACGTGTGCAGCAATGCGGGGACCTCTGCGTAGGGAACGGGCCCGACGACGTCGACGTTCGACGGCACGGGCCGCGGCGGGCTGGCGTCGGGACCGGCGATGAGGAAATCGACATCCGGCCGTGCTCGCGCCCAGGCCTCGACGCGTTCCCAGTCGAATCGGGCGTCGAGCGCCCCGACGTAGACGCACCGCGCCGCACGGGGACGATGTTCGGCGACCTGCGGTGCGAAGCGGGCGACCTCAGCGCCGTTCTCCAGCACGAGCGAGGGGACGCGCAGCGCGCCGAGCCCTCGCAGGACTTCGTCCGATGTGGCGATCACGCCGTCGACCTCGTCGAGTATGCGTCGCTGCAGGGACTGCTTCAGCCCGTCGGGATACAGGTCTGTGGGGCGATAGATCACGCGATCCGAGAGCGATCGCACCGAACCGTCCCACAGCAGCGGCTGATCGATGAGCACGGCATCGAATCCTGCGGCGATGCCCTCGCGCTTCAGCATCCGAGCGACGCTGGGCGCCCCGACCGGCGCCGGCAGGGTCGTGCGTGGGACGACCTGCAGCACGCCGTCGTCGTCGCGCCGAGCGCGACCAGGTACGCCTGCCAGGTGCTGTCGATCCACACGTCCGGTCAGCCGATGGAGGAGGGAGATCGGTGTGCTCAGGTGCACGACATCCGCTCCGCGCGCGGAGAGCACACGGGCGTAGTGGTGACTGCCGACCCGGAAGGCACCGAACGGATGGCTGTGCGAGAGGAACAGGATGCGCGCGGGCGGGGCGCCGGCTCGCGCCGCTGCGTCGGTCATGCTCGCACCCTGCGCACAGCGTCGCGGATCTCGTGCTGGATGTCCTCGAGAGTCGCCGCCGCGATGCGCACGCGCTCGGAGACCTCCGCCGCGCGTTCCGGCGTCGGGAGAAGTGCCGCGCGCATGCGCGTCCGATCATCCGCAGACGAGTCGACGGAGACGCCGTGCAGCCCGATGGCCTCGAAGGCCTTCGTGATCTTCATCGTCGGTCGGGGAACCAGTTCGAGGGGAACCGCCCCGCTCAGAGCGGCGAGCACGAGAACGTGCATGCGGTCACTGATGACGATCTGCGCCGCGTCGTAGCGGTGACGCAGGCGCTCCTCCTGCGCGAGGGGGTCGGTGTCACCCCAGGGCTCGAACTCACCGCCGAGCAGCTGGGCGAGCTCACGCGCTCGGCTCTCGTCTTCGCGCACCTGCACGACGGTGCGGATCGCGAGCCCCGCACGCTCGGCCGTCTCACGCACCGCGCTGAGCCACTCTGCATCCGGCAGCGGGCGCGCGCCGCGCAGACTCACCAGCAGCTCGGAGCGCTCGCCCCACGGGAGTCCGGGGCGCGCGCCGGCCGAGAATCCGATGTCCGGTGCGAGGCGGCCGCATCGCGCAGTCGCCAGCGTCGACTCGTCGCGCCACAGCGTCACCTGCGAGAGACGGGCCGCCAGGCGATGAATGGCGAGAGCGGGCTGCGAGGGCGCCCGGATCCCGCGCGGCGGCCGGACGACGACCCCGCCCTTGACGCGGACGATGAGAGTCTCGACCAGGAAGACGAGCTCTCGGAGACCGTTGCCGCGATCGAGCGGGATCTCACCCGCTTCGAACACCAGCACAGGGCGACGCGGCGCCAGCACGAGAAGCCGGAGCCAGCGCGGCACCGACTTCTTGGTCCGCAGCACGAGCGCGTCACCTGGCAGGCCCAGTTGCGTCAGCCACACATCGGGCGCATCCCCGGTGTACGCGACCAGCTCGTCGCTCGTGCCCATCGCCCACGCGAGGGTCTCTCGGCGGATCAGCGCGTCACCGATGTTGCCTGCGGGGCCCGTGAGCGACACAAAGGTTCGGGTTGCGCGGGGCGCTCTGGACGATCGTGAATCCCGGCGGCGCATGAGGCAAATCTAGTCGCTTCCGCGATGCGGGCCGTGCGCGGACGCCCCTGGCGCCAGCGCGCCGTGACGATCAGGGGATGATCGTTCCGGTTCCGGGGTCTGTGCCGGTGCCTGGGTCGGTGCCGGTGCCAGGGTCCGTGCCGGGGTCTGTCGGCGGTGCCGGTGTCTCGGTCTCGACGGGAGGCGCGGGCTCAGATGGAACAACCGGCTCGGGCGCGGGCTCCGGCTCAGGTTCGCTCGGCTGCGAGGGACGCGGTTCGGGCCGGGGCTCCTCGTAGTCGGGCTCCTCGGTCTCGACCGGCAACACGCGGGCGACCGAGGCGGACGCGCTGACTCTTACCCCGTCGGCGTTCTCCGCGGTGACGGTGTAGACGACCGCCTCCGCCGCGCACGAGAACGGAACGGCTCGATCAGTGAGATTCGCCGGCAGCGCTGCGGCGATGGGGAGCTCGAGCGCGTCGACCTGCGCATCTCCTGCCCCGATCGCGACGCTCTCCGCGTCGTCGATCTGCCAGCTCAGCAGCACCTGTCCGTCTTCGGCCTCTTCGGAGGCGCATTCGACGGTTGCCACATTGGTGGAGAAGCTCTGGATCACCGGGTCCGCTGCAGAGGCGGTAGGCGCAGGCGTCGGGCGTGCGGACGGCTCCGGTTCCGCCGGAGCTGCGACGCTGCTCAGCGTTCCGATGATCGCACCCGCGGCGACGGCGAGGAGCACGGCTACGCCCGTCAGCGCCATCAGCAGCACACTTCGCTTCCTTGAACGCTGCTCAATCCGACGATGGCGATCGCGACGAGCGCGAGCGCGTGGCTCGTCTTCGGGCGAGGAGATCGCTACGGGCGCCGCTCCCGTCGAACGCGTCTTCGCAGAGCCTTCCGCGACAGAGTGCGCTTCGAATCCCACGGCGACCGGTGGTGCGTTCTCCGTCTTCGGCTTCGGCGCTGCAGCAGCCCCCACCGCGCCCGCTCCAGGCTTCTTGGACCAGGCAACGTACTCCGCTATGACCTCGCTGGCCGGGCCGTCGGCGATGAGTTCACCCTTGTGGACCCACAGCACACGTTCGCAAGTCTGTTTGAGCGAGCTTGTCGAGTGGCTCACGATCATCACCAGCCCGGCGCTGTCGCGAAGCTCATTGATGCGCTTTTCGCTCTTGGTCCGGAACCGTCGATCGCCCACCGCGAGCGCCTCATCGATGAGGAGAATCGAGTGCGCCTTCGCTGACGCGATCGCAAATTTCAGCCGCGCCGCCATACCCGAGGAGTACGTGCGCATGGGGTGATAGATGAAATCGTTGAGTTCTGCGAAGTCGGCGATCTCGTCAACTCGGCTCGCAGCCTCTTCGGGTGAGAAGCCCATGGCCAGCAGACCGAGCTTGATGTTGTTCTCGCCCGACAGTTCTGGGACGAGCGCAGCATTCACACCGAGCAGCACGGGCCGCTCGCGAGCGAAGATAGCGCCCTCGGATGGGGGTATCAGACCGCTCATCGCCCTGAACAGAGTTGATTTTCCGGAGCCATTGTGCCCGACGACACCGATCGACTCGCCCTCGGTCGCGGTGAAGCTCACCCCGCGCAAGGCGGGCACCGTCGTCAGATCCCGTCCGCCTCTAAACGAGCGCAGGCTCGTGAGAGATTCGCGGGCCGTCATCCTCTTGCCCGACGCGTACACCCGATAGTTGATGTGAACATCGTCGGCCACGATCATCGCGCGAGGTGCCGAGTCGACCGTGCCCGATTGCTGGCCGGGGATCAATAGGTCAGTCACTGAGGCCATACCTCGGTTCGCCCTGCCAGAAATATATGACGCCGCCAACGAACATGACCAGTGCCCAGATAGGAGCAGCGATCCAGGCGAGTAACGGAGCGGAGTACTCCGAAAGCAGAACGTCGCGTGAGAGAGAGATGAATTCGTAGGTCGGGACGAGGTGCATGATCGTCAGCAGCGTCGGGTAGT
Coding sequences within:
- a CDS encoding glycosyltransferase family 4 protein, which gives rise to MTVLVDDRYRGAHGIGRYAAEVLPRLTLPWEPLHLGGTPFSPLDAFRSVGAAAAPDALVYSPGYGALVRARKQLLTLHDLIQLSSPGLGRWKFAAYYSGPVRDVVRRAGVVLTVSETSARALRSWVRDDDVEIVNAGNGCSDAFHPRAGSLQQSDPYVLFVGNGRAHKNLDVVLDALVSARDVRLVAVVPERETADLEARAARRLVDARVRWVSGVDDEKLADLYRGAAATVMPSTLEGFGLPALESIRCGTPVVHWAGCESVAEIVGDRGHAVDSPDDAHEWANALTEAVAAQRRVVPPRGYDWDRTAGIISETITRLLG
- a CDS encoding glycosyltransferase family protein encodes the protein MTDAAARAGAPPARILFLSHSHPFGAFRVGSHHYARVLSARGADVVHLSTPISLLHRLTGRVDRQHLAGVPGRARRDDDGVLQVVPRTTLPAPVGAPSVARMLKREGIAAGFDAVLIDQPLLWDGSVRSLSDRVIYRPTDLYPDGLKQSLQRRILDEVDGVIATSDEVLRGLGALRVPSLVLENGAEVARFAPQVAEHRPRAARCVYVGALDARFDWERVEAWARARPDVDFLIAGPDASPPRPVPSNVDVVGPVPYAEVPALLHTSRVGLLPLSDSPLNAGRSPMKLYEYLAAGLSVVARETPGIRAASDLGIEVYTDDSDADAALERALAQTSPNRAGGEASSAASWERKTDSLEDFLRSIRARRA
- a CDS encoding polysaccharide pyruvyl transferase family protein, with the protein product MSLTGPAGNIGDALIRRETLAWAMGTSDELVAYTGDAPDVWLTQLGLPGDALVLRTKKSVPRWLRLLVLAPRRPVLVFEAGEIPLDRGNGLRELVFLVETLIVRVKGGVVVRPPRGIRAPSQPALAIHRLAARLSQVTLWRDESTLATARCGRLAPDIGFSAGARPGLPWGERSELLVSLRGARPLPDAEWLSAVRETAERAGLAIRTVVQVREDESRARELAQLLGGEFEPWGDTDPLAQEERLRHRYDAAQIVISDRMHVLVLAALSGAVPLELVPRPTMKITKAFEAIGLHGVSVDSSADDRTRMRAALLPTPERAAEVSERVRIAAATLEDIQHEIRDAVRRVRA
- a CDS encoding ABC transporter ATP-binding protein, producing the protein MTDLLIPGQQSGTVDSAPRAMIVADDVHINYRVYASGKRMTARESLTSLRSFRGGRDLTTVPALRGVSFTATEGESIGVVGHNGSGKSTLFRAMSGLIPPSEGAIFARERPVLLGVNAALVPELSGENNIKLGLLAMGFSPEEAASRVDEIADFAELNDFIYHPMRTYSSGMAARLKFAIASAKAHSILLIDEALAVGDRRFRTKSEKRINELRDSAGLVMIVSHSTSSLKQTCERVLWVHKGELIADGPASEVIAEYVAWSKKPGAGAVGAAAAPKPKTENAPPVAVGFEAHSVAEGSAKTRSTGAAPVAISSPEDEPRARARRDRHRRIEQRSRKRSVLLMALTGVAVLLAVAAGAIIGTLSSVAAPAEPEPSARPTPAPTASAADPVIQSFSTNVATVECASEEAEDGQVLLSWQIDDAESVAIGAGDAQVDALELPIAAALPANLTDRAVPFSCAAEAVVYTVTAENADGVRVSASASVARVLPVETEEPDYEEPRPEPRPSQPSEPEPEPAPEPVVPSEPAPPVETETPAPPTDPGTDPGTGTDPGTGTDPGTGTIIP